One Aegilops tauschii subsp. strangulata cultivar AL8/78 chromosome 7, Aet v6.0, whole genome shotgun sequence genomic window carries:
- the LOC141027432 gene encoding serine/threonine-protein phosphatase 7 long form homolog, with protein MTVTLQDVSMILALPIEGVPLDEACCRRKDEASIGGPLVLLSVWMWEHFSVGRPRVIGYDAWDDHDNPLRKPTWAYKWDKVSEFTGDPNRMYREYTNEFDTLTSEQVTWQPYGARDNFAFIPDFQLNPKCTGESHLWLMRCPLICLYAVEFHLPQRVMTQFGLFQDTPPKWKDTGVALHG; from the exons ATGACTGTGACTCTCCAGGATGTTTCGATGATCCTGGCACTTCCCATCGAGGGAGTTCCT TTGGATGAGGCGTGTTGTAGGCGCAAAGATGAAGCTAGTATTGGTGGTCCGTTGGTCCTACTTTCGGTTTGGATGTGGGAACACTTCTCAGTTGGACGACCGAGAGTGATTGGTTACGACGCCTGGGATGATCATGACAACCCGCTACGGAAGCCTACATGGGCGTACAAGTGGGACAAGGTTTCAGAGTTCACTGGTGACCCAAACAGGATGTACAGGGAGTACACCAATGAGTTTGACACGCTAACCTCGGAGCAG GTGACATGGCAGCCATATGGAGCGCGGGACAATTTTGCTTTCATCCCTGATTTCCAGTTGAACCCGAAGTGCACGGGTGAATCACATCTTTGGCTGATGCGGTGCCCATTGATATGCTTATATGCAGTCGAGTTCCACCTTCCACAGCGTGTGATGACCCAATTTGGGTTATTTCAGGATACACCGCCGAAGTGGAAGGACACGGGTGTCGCGCTTCACGGGTGA